Proteins encoded in a region of the Candidatus Providencia siddallii genome:
- the uppS gene encoding polyprenyl diphosphate synthase, with protein MKCSCKNLSKLIIPKHVAIIMDGNGRWAKKKGKLRIIGHKAGIKSIKNSIRFALTKKINSLTLFAFSSENWKRPEQEIKSLMELFTFTLNNEIKTLHNNNIILKIIGDISRFNKHIKEEILKAQELTKNNNGLKLNIAANYGGRWDIVNSVKQIYKKIKNGELSIKNVNEKTINNYICMNDQKNIDLVIRTGGEHRISNFLLWQIAYSELYFTNVLWPDFNEIAFQDAINAFSKRKRRYGGTESNNEFIQ; from the coding sequence ATGAAATGTAGCTGTAAAAATTTATCTAAATTAATAATACCTAAACATGTTGCTATAATTATGGATGGTAATGGACGATGGGCAAAAAAAAAAGGAAAACTTAGAATTATAGGTCATAAAGCAGGTATTAAATCTATAAAAAATTCTATACGTTTTGCGTTAACAAAAAAAATTAACTCGCTTACATTATTCGCGTTTAGCAGCGAAAATTGGAAAAGACCTGAACAAGAAATAAAATCATTAATGGAATTATTTACTTTTACATTAAACAATGAAATAAAAACTCTACATAACAATAATATAATATTAAAAATAATTGGTGATATCAGTCGCTTTAATAAACATATAAAAGAAGAAATTTTAAAAGCACAAGAATTAACAAAAAACAATAACGGATTAAAATTAAACATTGCAGCAAATTATGGAGGACGTTGGGATATAGTTAATAGCGTAAAACAAATTTACAAAAAAATAAAAAATGGGGAACTTTCTATTAAAAATGTAAATGAAAAAACTATAAATAACTATATTTGTATGAATGATCAAAAAAATATTGATTTAGTAATAAGAACAGGTGGAGAACACCGTATTAGTAATTTTTTATTATGGCAAATAGCTTACTCAGAACTTTATTTTACAAATGTTCTGTGGCCAGATTTTAACGAAATAGCTTTTCAAGATGCTATTAATGCATTTAGTAAACGTAAGCGTCGTTATGGAGGAACTGAATCAAATAATGAATTCATTCAATAA
- the map gene encoding type I methionyl aminopeptidase yields MSIFIKTEKDIQKMRIAGHLAAEVLEMIEYYIVPGVKTGKLNDICHKYIIDKQKAIPAIFNYNGFPKSVCISVNDVVCHGIPSYRKILKNGDIVNIDVTVIKNGFYADTSKMFFVGKPTIQGKRLCKIAQESLYLAIRMIKPGVRLCIIGKTIQDFVEKYDLSIVREFCGHGIGKNFHEEPQILHYNAEDKNIIFQKGMTFTIEPMINIGDSRIRIMKDGWTVKTKNRGLSAQYEHTLLVTDKGCEIFTLRKEERFSSAILINEWFFNKKNKLFYIVKKYFHKKNRRLLLYN; encoded by the coding sequence ATGTCTATTTTTATAAAAACTGAAAAAGATATTCAAAAAATGCGTATAGCAGGGCATTTAGCAGCAGAAGTTTTAGAGATGATTGAATATTACATTGTTCCTGGTGTTAAAACAGGTAAACTTAATGATATTTGTCATAAATATATAATTGATAAACAAAAAGCTATACCAGCAATTTTTAATTACAATGGATTTCCTAAGTCTGTTTGTATTTCAGTAAATGATGTTGTATGTCATGGTATCCCAAGTTATAGAAAAATTCTAAAAAATGGTGATATTGTTAATATAGATGTTACAGTTATTAAAAATGGTTTTTATGCTGATACATCTAAGATGTTTTTTGTTGGAAAACCAACAATTCAAGGGAAGCGTCTTTGTAAGATCGCCCAAGAAAGTTTATATTTAGCAATAAGAATGATAAAACCAGGTGTACGATTATGTATTATTGGCAAAACAATTCAAGATTTTGTTGAAAAATATGATTTATCAATAGTAAGAGAATTTTGTGGACATGGGATAGGTAAAAATTTTCATGAAGAACCTCAAATTTTACATTATAATGCAGAAGATAAAAATATTATTTTTCAAAAAGGAATGACTTTTACCATTGAACCGATGATCAATATTGGAGATTCTCGTATTAGAATAATGAAAGATGGTTGGACTGTAAAAACTAAAAACAGAGGTTTATCTGCTCAATATGAACATACTTTACTTGTAACTGATAAAGGTTGCGAAATATTTACATTACGTAAAGAAGAAAGATTTTCCTCTGCAATATTAATTAATGAATGATTTTTTAATAAAAAAAATAAATTATTTTATATAGTTAAAAAATATTTTCATAAAAAAAATAGAAGATTGCTTTTATATAATTAA
- the dapD gene encoding 2,3,4,5-tetrahydropyridine-2,6-dicarboxylate N-succinyltransferase, whose amino-acid sequence MYKLQTIIESAFENKDTIRPNTVSLEIKNAVFDVINLLNIGKLRVAEKINDIWITHQWLKKAILLSFIIQNNKIIKGIESCYFDKIPTKFFNYDQKRFEKECIRVVPQAIARKGSYIGKNTVLMPCYVNIGAYIDEGTMIDTWATIGSCAQIGKNVHISGGVGIGGVLEPLQNNPTIIENDCFIGARSEIVEGVIIEEGSIISMGVFLSKSTKIYNRNTGKIFYGYVPAGSVVVSGNMQSEDKTHGVYCAIIVKNVDKDSRNKININKLLRNIE is encoded by the coding sequence ATGTATAAATTACAAACTATTATAGAAAGTGCTTTTGAAAATAAAGACACAATAAGACCAAATACTGTATCATTAGAAATTAAAAATGCAGTTTTTGATGTTATTAATTTGCTGAATATAGGAAAATTACGTGTTGCAGAAAAAATAAATGATATATGAATTACTCATCAATGGTTGAAAAAAGCTATATTGTTATCGTTTATTATACAAAATAATAAAATCATTAAAGGTATTGAAAGTTGTTATTTTGATAAAATTCCTACAAAATTTTTCAATTACGATCAAAAACGATTTGAAAAAGAATGTATTAGGGTTGTTCCTCAAGCAATTGCACGTAAAGGTTCTTATATTGGTAAAAATACTGTTTTAATGCCATGTTATGTTAATATTGGAGCTTATATTGATGAAGGAACAATGATTGATACTTGGGCAACTATTGGTTCATGTGCTCAAATAGGTAAAAATGTTCATATATCTGGCGGTGTAGGTATAGGTGGTGTTCTTGAACCGTTACAAAATAACCCAACAATTATTGAAAATGATTGTTTTATTGGTGCTCGTTCAGAAATAGTAGAAGGTGTTATTATAGAAGAAGGTTCTATAATTTCAATGGGGGTTTTTTTAAGTAAAAGTACAAAAATTTATAATCGTAATACTGGAAAAATTTTTTATGGTTATGTCCCAGCTGGTTCTGTAGTTGTTTCTGGAAATATGCAATCAGAAGATAAAACACATGGTGTTTATTGTGCTATTATTGTAAAAAATGTTGATAAAGATTCAAGAAATAAAATTAATATAAATAAGTTATTGAGAAATATTGAATAA
- the glnA gene encoding glutamate--ammonia ligase → MSVKNIMSLIKAHNVKFIDLRFTDTKGKDQHITISAKQVNENFFNKGQMFDGSSIEGWKNINESDMVLMPDVSTVLLDPFFLDTTLIIRCDILEPKTMKNYNRDPRSISKRAEKFLSCSGIADCVLFGPEPEFFVFDDIRYGSNMNGSYYYIDDIEAAWNTGSKYKNGNKGHRPGVRKGYFPIPPVDSSQDLRSAMCSAMEKMGLTIESHHHEVATAGQNEIAIRFNTMTKKADEIQIYKYVVHNVARLNGKTATFMPKPLMDDNGSGMHCHISLSKDGINLFAGNRYSGLSDMSLYYIGGIIKHARALNAFTNPTTNSYKRLVPGFEAPVMLAYSERNRSASIRIPIVTNEKLRRIEVRFPDPSANPYLAFASQLMAGIDGIINKIHPGDAIDKDLYNLSINERKKIPVVSSSLEESLEQLDNNREFLNRGGVFTNDAIDSYIKLLYIDIERVRVMPHPLEFEMYYSV, encoded by the coding sequence ATGTCAGTTAAAAATATTATGTCATTAATTAAAGCACATAATGTTAAATTTATTGATTTACGTTTTACAGATACAAAAGGTAAAGATCAACATATAACAATTTCTGCAAAACAAGTAAATGAAAATTTTTTTAATAAAGGTCAGATGTTTGATGGTTCTTCGATTGAAGGCTGGAAAAATATAAATGAATCAGATATGGTATTAATGCCTGATGTATCTACAGTTTTATTAGATCCATTTTTTTTAGATACGACTTTAATTATTCGTTGTGATATTTTAGAGCCTAAGACAATGAAAAATTATAATAGAGATCCGCGTTCTATTTCAAAACGCGCAGAAAAATTTTTATCTTGCAGCGGGATCGCCGATTGTGTTTTATTCGGGCCTGAACCAGAATTTTTTGTTTTTGATGATATACGATATGGTAGTAATATGAATGGAAGTTATTATTATATTGATGATATTGAAGCTGCTTGGAATACTGGTTCTAAATATAAAAACGGTAATAAAGGTCATAGACCTGGTGTTAGAAAGGGATATTTCCCGATACCACCTGTTGATTCATCGCAAGATTTACGTTCTGCAATGTGTTCAGCTATGGAAAAAATGGGTTTGACAATTGAATCTCATCATCATGAAGTAGCAACTGCTGGTCAGAATGAAATTGCAATTCGTTTTAATACAATGACGAAGAAAGCTGATGAAATTCAAATTTATAAATATGTAGTGCATAATGTTGCTCGTTTAAATGGTAAAACAGCTACTTTTATGCCTAAACCATTAATGGATGACAACGGTTCTGGAATGCATTGTCATATTTCTTTATCAAAAGACGGTATTAATTTATTTGCAGGTAATAGATATAGTGGATTATCTGATATGTCATTATATTATATAGGAGGAATAATAAAACATGCGCGTGCGTTAAATGCATTTACTAATCCAACTACTAATTCATATAAACGTTTAGTTCCTGGTTTTGAAGCTCCAGTTATGTTAGCATATTCTGAACGAAACAGATCAGCGTCTATTCGTATTCCTATAGTTACAAATGAAAAATTACGACGTATAGAAGTTCGTTTTCCAGATCCATCTGCTAATCCATATTTAGCGTTTGCTTCTCAATTAATGGCGGGTATTGATGGAATTATTAATAAAATACATCCAGGTGATGCAATTGATAAAGATTTATATAATTTATCTATTAATGAAAGAAAAAAAATACCGGTTGTATCAAGTTCTTTAGAGGAGTCATTGGAACAACTAGACAATAATAGAGAATTTTTAAATCGTGGTGGTGTATTTACTAATGATGCTATTGATTCATATATTAAATTATTGTATATTGATATCGAACGAGTTCGTGTTATGCCTCATCCATTAGAATTTGAAATGTATTATAGTGTTTAG
- the ispC gene encoding 1-deoxy-D-xylulose-5-phosphate reductoisomerase, with amino-acid sequence MKRITILGSTGSIGTSTLSVVRQHPKRFKIIALVANKNVKTMANQCIEFNPKYASMTDKFSAKILKKILFEHNCKTEVLSGEKSAIELAGLNEADQIMSAITGIAGLLPTLAAIRNGKKILLANKESLITSGRLFFNAINKYNASVIPIDSEHNAIFQSLPKIIQKKLGFANLYASGILSIILTGSGGPFIKTPLNYFDKITPNEACKHQNWSMGKKISVDSATMMNKGLEYIEACYFFNASSKEIEIIIHPQSVIHSMVRYIDGNVIAQLGTPDMKTSISYSMSYPKRIKSGAKPLDFTKLSSLTFIQPDYKRYPCLKLAINACQQGQAATTILNAVNEITVASFLNGKIRFTDIAKINNIILENEHFSEPKSIEDILEIDKIARYKTTEIISKI; translated from the coding sequence ATGAAACGTATTACTATTTTGGGTTCTACAGGATCAATTGGTACAAGTACACTTTCAGTTGTTAGACAACATCCTAAAAGATTTAAAATTATTGCTTTAGTTGCAAATAAAAATGTAAAAACAATGGCAAATCAATGCATTGAATTTAATCCAAAATATGCATCTATGACAGATAAATTTTCTGCTAAAATATTAAAAAAAATTTTATTTGAACATAATTGCAAAACAGAAGTATTATCAGGTGAAAAATCTGCAATAGAATTAGCAGGATTAAATGAAGCTGATCAAATAATGTCCGCAATTACTGGAATTGCAGGTTTATTACCAACACTAGCAGCAATTCGTAACGGTAAAAAAATTTTATTAGCAAATAAAGAATCACTTATTACTAGCGGTCGTTTATTTTTTAATGCTATTAATAAATATAATGCATCAGTAATTCCAATTGATAGCGAACATAACGCAATCTTTCAAAGTTTACCTAAAATTATACAAAAAAAATTAGGTTTTGCAAATTTATATGCATCGGGTATTTTAAGTATTATTTTAACAGGTTCTGGAGGCCCATTTATAAAAACCCCATTAAATTATTTTGATAAAATAACTCCCAATGAAGCTTGTAAACATCAAAATTGGTCAATGGGGAAAAAAATTTCTGTAGATTCTGCTACAATGATGAATAAAGGTCTAGAATATATTGAAGCATGTTATTTTTTTAATGCTTCTTCAAAAGAAATTGAAATAATAATTCATCCTCAATCAGTCATACATTCAATGGTCCGATATATAGATGGTAACGTAATTGCTCAATTAGGAACCCCTGATATGAAAACATCAATTTCATATAGCATGTCTTATCCAAAACGAATTAAATCAGGAGCAAAACCACTTGATTTTACAAAACTTTCATCATTAACATTCATACAACCAGATTATAAACGTTATCCTTGTTTAAAATTAGCAATAAATGCCTGTCAACAAGGACAAGCAGCTACAACTATTTTAAATGCAGTAAATGAAATAACCGTAGCTTCTTTTCTTAATGGAAAAATTCGTTTTACTGACATAGCAAAAATTAATAATATTATTTTAGAAAACGAACATTTTTCTGAACCAAAATCAATTGAAGACATTTTAGAAATAGACAAAATAGCACGTTATAAAACCACTGAAATAATTTCAAAAATATAA
- the rpsB gene encoding 30S ribosomal protein S2, protein MVTVSMKDMIQAGVHFGHQTRYWNPKMKPYIFGVKNKIHIINLENTIPMFNNALYELNKITINRGKILFVGTKKAASKTIKETANNCNQYFVNYRWLGGMLTNWRTVRQSINRLKDLENQSKDGTFEKLTKKEALICYRELNKLENSLGGIKNMGGLPDALFIIDANHEHIAIKEANNLGIPIFAIVDTNSSPNGINYVIPGNDDAIRAIKLYMNEITKVIKKNNLHNFTSEI, encoded by the coding sequence ATGGTAACAGTTTCTATGAAAGATATGATACAAGCAGGTGTGCATTTTGGACATCAAACACGTTATTGGAACCCAAAAATGAAACCTTACATTTTTGGTGTTAAAAACAAAATACACATAATTAATTTAGAAAATACAATTCCAATGTTTAATAATGCTTTGTATGAATTAAATAAAATTACTATAAATAGAGGTAAAATCTTATTTGTTGGAACTAAAAAAGCTGCTAGTAAAACAATCAAAGAAACAGCTAATAATTGTAATCAATATTTTGTTAATTATAGATGGTTAGGTGGTATGCTTACTAATTGGAGAACCGTTCGTCAATCAATAAATCGTTTGAAAGATCTAGAAAATCAATCAAAAGATGGTACTTTTGAAAAATTAACTAAAAAAGAAGCTTTAATATGTTATAGAGAACTTAACAAATTAGAAAATAGCTTAGGTGGGATCAAAAATATGGGAGGATTACCTGATGCTTTATTTATAATTGATGCTAATCACGAACATATTGCAATTAAAGAAGCAAATAATTTAGGTATTCCTATTTTTGCTATAGTTGATACTAATTCTAGCCCAAATGGGATAAATTACGTAATTCCTGGTAATGATGATGCAATTCGAGCAATAAAATTATATATGAATGAAATAACTAAAGTAATTAAAAAAAATAATTTACATAATTTTACATCAGAAATATAA
- the tsf gene encoding translation elongation factor Ts, protein MNEKITSLIKELRKRTDISIIECKKALIKTNGDIDLAIDLLRKSGKTIATKKSGRITTEGVILTKIFDNGKFGVIIELNCESDFVAKNNNFLSFGKEILFLTYLNKYCNLQDLKTDLEKSRIDLITKVKENINIRRFKILKDIQIENYLHNNRIGVLVSAKKTNKQFLKYIAMHIAACKPQYFSPEKIPSDIINHEYKIQLEIAIQSGKPNEITKKIVIGQMNKFTKEISLITQPFVIDPKKTVGDFIKENNINITNFIRFELGENI, encoded by the coding sequence ATGAATGAAAAAATAACTTCATTAATAAAAGAATTAAGAAAACGTACTGATATAAGCATAATTGAATGTAAAAAAGCATTAATCAAAACTAATGGTGATATTGATTTAGCAATAGACTTACTTCGAAAATCAGGTAAAACAATAGCAACTAAAAAATCAGGACGAATCACAACAGAAGGTGTTATTTTAACTAAAATTTTTGATAATGGGAAATTTGGAGTTATAATAGAACTTAATTGCGAAAGCGATTTTGTTGCTAAAAATAATAATTTTTTATCATTTGGAAAAGAAATTTTGTTTTTAACATATCTTAATAAATATTGTAATCTACAAGATTTAAAAACTGATTTAGAAAAATCTCGAATAGATTTAATTACTAAAGTTAAAGAAAATATAAATATACGTAGATTTAAAATTTTAAAAGATATTCAAATTGAAAATTATTTACATAATAATCGCATAGGCGTTTTAGTATCAGCAAAAAAAACTAATAAACAATTTTTAAAATATATTGCAATGCATATTGCTGCATGTAAACCACAGTATTTTAGCCCTGAAAAAATTCCATCTGATATTATTAATCATGAATATAAAATTCAATTAGAAATCGCAATTCAATCTGGAAAACCTAATGAAATTACAAAAAAAATAGTTATAGGACAAATGAATAAATTTACTAAAGAAATATCATTAATTACACAACCTTTTGTTATTGACCCCAAAAAAACTGTTGGGGATTTTATTAAAGAAAATAATATAAATATTACTAATTTTATTCGTTTTGAATTAGGTGAAAATATATAA
- the pyrH gene encoding UMP kinase, with protein MTNNTKIIYQRILLKLSGEALQGEEGFGIDNKLLKIIALEIKELIKLGIEVGIVIGGGNLFRGSKLAKSGISHVVGDYMGMLATIMNGLAICDTLNHISVNTKLMSAIPLNGICNIFNLKKAISLLQHKNVIIFSGGIGNPFFTTDSAACLRGLEIKADIILKATKVNGVYSSDPNKNNKAFMYKKLSYKEVLKHKLKIMDLTAFTLAQDHNLPILIFNIKKPNALRDIIFGKNIGTLITHN; from the coding sequence ATGACAAACAATACAAAAATCATTTATCAACGAATTTTACTTAAATTAAGCGGAGAAGCTTTGCAAGGAGAAGAAGGTTTTGGTATTGATAATAAGCTTTTAAAAATTATAGCTTTAGAAATAAAAGAATTAATAAAATTAGGAATAGAAGTAGGTATTGTCATTGGAGGTGGGAATTTATTTCGAGGATCAAAATTAGCAAAATCTGGAATAAGCCATGTTGTTGGTGATTATATGGGTATGTTAGCTACAATAATGAATGGATTAGCAATATGTGATACTTTAAATCATATTAGCGTAAATACAAAATTAATGTCTGCTATTCCATTAAATGGAATCTGTAATATTTTTAATTTAAAAAAAGCAATAAGCCTATTACAACATAAAAATGTTATAATTTTTTCTGGAGGTATAGGAAATCCATTTTTTACAACAGATTCAGCTGCATGTTTACGTGGGCTTGAAATAAAAGCAGATATAATATTAAAAGCAACAAAAGTTAATGGAGTTTATTCTTCAGACCCAAATAAAAATAACAAAGCATTTATGTATAAAAAATTAAGTTACAAAGAAGTTTTAAAACATAAATTAAAAATTATGGATTTAACTGCATTTACATTAGCACAAGATCATAATTTACCGATTCTTATTTTTAATATAAAAAAACCAAATGCTTTACGAGATATCATATTTGGTAAAAACATAGGAACTCTTATCACACATAACTAA
- the frr gene encoding ribosome recycling factor: MINEIHKDAKNRMEKSIEILKNQINKIHAGRISPNILDNIIVECYGSTIPIRQLSNITVENSSTLNVSVFDKKTLHLIEKAIITSNLDLNTSSSGNIIRILFPPLTEDRRKKLIKIIRNNSEQNKITIRNIRRYANDKIKILLKDKKITEDEERKSQDYIQKLTDKFIKITDEILTQKETELLKF, encoded by the coding sequence GTGATTAACGAAATTCATAAAGATGCTAAAAACCGTATGGAAAAAAGCATAGAGATACTAAAAAATCAAATTAATAAAATTCATGCAGGACGAATTTCTCCAAATATATTAGATAATATTATAGTTGAATGTTATGGTTCCACAATACCTATACGCCAATTATCAAATATAACTGTAGAAAATTCATCTACATTAAACGTATCTGTTTTTGATAAAAAAACTTTACATTTAATTGAAAAAGCCATTATAACATCAAATTTAGATTTAAACACATCTTCATCTGGTAATATAATTAGAATTTTATTTCCTCCTTTAACCGAGGATCGCAGAAAAAAACTTATAAAGATAATACGTAATAATTCAGAACAAAATAAAATCACTATACGTAATATTCGAAGATATGCAAACGATAAAATAAAAATTTTATTAAAAGATAAAAAAATAACAGAAGATGAAGAACGTAAATCGCAAGATTATATTCAAAAACTAACAGACAAATTTATAAAAATAACAGATGAAATTTTAACACAAAAAGAAACTGAATTATTAAAATTTTAA
- a CDS encoding phosphatidate cytidylyltransferase: MEELNQIMNSFNKKKEDTLKTRFFTTIILIPIVIAILFLLSPEKFGFIVIIVCTLGAWEWTKFIGWKSQKKRIGFAISFTIILLMIQFSFSDITKIINEPIIIYGLWIGLIWWVITIFLTITYPASTFLFNSVIMIILFGFLTIIPFYCGMMTLRTISYHTNTFLGSWWLLYVMLLVWGSDSGAYAFGRTIGYNKLAPKISPNKTWEGLLGGLIISEIISWLFITFAPVYIIPNYLKTISIIVVIMSIFGDLTESMFKRQSNIKDSSNLIPGHGGILDRIDSLTAAIPVFAGLNLLIFNGFSF; the protein is encoded by the coding sequence ATGGAGGAACTGAATCAAATAATGAATTCATTCAATAAAAAAAAAGAAGATACTCTAAAAACACGTTTTTTCACAACAATAATTTTAATACCAATTGTTATTGCTATATTATTTTTACTTTCTCCTGAAAAATTTGGATTTATAGTAATTATTGTTTGTACATTAGGAGCATGGGAATGGACAAAATTTATAGGTTGGAAATCACAAAAAAAACGTATTGGTTTTGCAATATCTTTTACAATAATATTACTTATGATTCAATTTTCTTTTTCTGATATCACAAAAATTATAAATGAACCTATTATTATTTATGGATTATGGATTGGTCTTATTTGGTGGGTAATAACTATATTTTTAACAATAACATATCCTGCTTCAACTTTTTTATTTAACTCGGTTATTATGATTATTTTATTTGGTTTTTTAACTATAATACCTTTTTATTGTGGTATGATGACATTGCGAACTATTAGTTATCATACTAATACATTTTTAGGATCTTGGTGGTTATTATACGTAATGTTACTAGTTTGGGGATCTGATTCAGGAGCATACGCATTTGGTAGAACTATAGGATATAATAAATTAGCACCTAAAATTTCTCCAAACAAAACATGGGAAGGGTTATTAGGTGGTTTAATTATATCAGAAATTATCTCATGGTTATTTATAACGTTTGCACCAGTATATATAATACCAAATTACTTAAAAACTATTTCTATAATTGTAGTTATAATGTCAATCTTTGGTGATTTAACTGAAAGTATGTTTAAAAGACAATCCAATATAAAAGATAGTAGTAATTTAATACCAGGACATGGAGGAATACTTGACCGTATTGATAGTTTAACTGCTGCAATTCCTGTTTTTGCAGGACTAAATTTATTAATTTTTAACGGATTTAGTTTTTAG